In the Acidobacteriota bacterium genome, ACGTGCAGGAGCGCATCAACTCCGTCATGGCCGATCAGGGCCACCTGCCGCGAATCGAGGTACTGGTCGAGGCCTGCCGTGGCCTCGAGGTCCCGGTCGTCGCCAGCGAGCAGTACCCGCAGGGCCTCGGTCCGACCGTCGAAAGC is a window encoding:
- a CDS encoding isochorismatase family protein, which encodes MSSLLERDRAALLVIDVQERINSVMADQGHLPRIEVLVEACRGLEVPVVASEQYPQGLGPTVES